A single region of the Vibrio chagasii genome encodes:
- a CDS encoding FAD-binding protein, protein MKIKTMVLGNALLAAVMGTAFSLHSYEPEREISNYQGTYTCHPEAIYDPRSIDEVQSIVQDALIRGKKVMTGNRKFASQIDAACAGDDQVQITLKNMNKIVHFDATNKTVTVEAGMRFNDLNDFLRGQGYAINMVTELAIFTVGGMLGSGTHGSTLDRPSNMLADYVTQLKIVDGQGEVRVLEGDLLDAARVNLGVLGVVVEATLKLEDAFKVKAEVTGYRDDSDLEDVVLDIAHNNYSANIAWFPGLGRYTTTLYNPVPIETEGQAYNAQADVTDAEEFFFGLLFNAAHEFPGSGLQCLAAVARYNGRANSYFRDSITGKKVDEPIGYSDQMQYFECKDPNKCIWDRLPIALQEVAIDIERLPNWINDVRQIVDAHPRTCFPLNGIYFRFGKASDSYLGMSAGRDTAFVGIEYTLRKEGKKEPKNYFVNLEIEQMSLRKYDARPHWGKNSVAIFEDMPSRFPMWPEFLQAKAELDPFDTFTNPFWERVSGETPLEDYLKPGCNVRGECYCQEDAHCQSGTTCQSGLYFTDARICRK, encoded by the coding sequence ATGAAAATAAAAACCATGGTACTTGGTAACGCTTTGCTTGCTGCTGTTATGGGGACAGCTTTCTCTCTTCATTCCTATGAACCGGAAAGAGAGATTTCGAACTACCAAGGAACATACACCTGCCACCCTGAAGCGATTTACGACCCACGTTCTATTGATGAAGTGCAGAGCATCGTCCAAGACGCTCTGATACGCGGTAAGAAAGTGATGACGGGAAATCGCAAGTTCGCCAGCCAAATCGATGCCGCCTGCGCCGGTGACGACCAAGTTCAAATCACTCTGAAGAATATGAATAAGATCGTTCACTTCGATGCAACAAATAAGACCGTCACTGTTGAAGCCGGTATGCGGTTCAACGATCTCAATGACTTCTTACGCGGGCAAGGTTACGCGATCAACATGGTGACTGAGTTAGCTATCTTTACCGTTGGTGGCATGCTGGGCAGTGGCACACACGGCTCTACGTTAGATAGACCAAGTAACATGCTCGCTGACTACGTTACCCAGCTAAAAATTGTTGATGGGCAAGGCGAGGTCAGAGTACTTGAGGGCGATTTACTGGACGCCGCAAGAGTGAACCTTGGTGTACTTGGCGTAGTGGTTGAAGCGACATTAAAACTTGAAGATGCCTTTAAAGTGAAAGCAGAAGTCACCGGTTATCGAGATGATTCCGACCTTGAAGACGTGGTACTGGATATTGCACACAACAACTACTCAGCGAACATCGCATGGTTCCCCGGCTTAGGGCGTTACACCACCACACTTTACAACCCAGTTCCAATCGAGACAGAAGGCCAAGCCTACAATGCACAAGCCGATGTCACAGATGCGGAGGAGTTTTTCTTCGGGCTACTGTTTAATGCCGCACACGAATTCCCAGGGTCTGGTTTGCAGTGTCTTGCTGCCGTTGCTCGTTACAATGGTCGAGCAAACTCCTACTTCAGAGACAGCATCACCGGCAAGAAAGTTGATGAGCCTATCGGCTATTCAGACCAAATGCAGTACTTCGAATGCAAAGACCCGAACAAATGTATCTGGGATCGTCTGCCTATCGCGCTTCAAGAAGTTGCTATCGACATTGAGCGCCTACCAAACTGGATCAATGATGTCCGCCAGATCGTCGACGCACACCCACGTACTTGCTTCCCACTCAATGGTATTTACTTCCGATTTGGTAAAGCTTCTGACAGTTATTTAGGAATGAGCGCAGGGCGAGATACCGCTTTCGTCGGCATTGAATACACACTGCGTAAAGAGGGTAAAAAAGAACCTAAAAACTACTTCGTGAACCTAGAAATAGAGCAAATGTCGCTGCGAAAATATGATGCGCGACCTCACTGGGGTAAAAACTCAGTCGCTATTTTTGAGGACATGCCCTCTCGCTTCCCGATGTGGCCTGAGTTCTTGCAAGCCAAAGCGGAGCTGGACCCTTTCGATACCTTCACCAACCCATTCTGGGAGCGTGTGAGTGGTGAAACGCCATTAGAAGATTATCTAAAACCAGGATGTAACGTGCGTGGCGAATGTTACTGTCAAGAAGATGCCCACTGTCAATCAGGGACGACTTGTCAGTCAGGGCTCTACTTCACTGACGCTCGCATCTGCCGAAAATAA
- a CDS encoding flavin reductase family protein, giving the protein MKDITLSKNDLQAMEQRERTRLVNSLSGFKSANLIGSCDSQGAANLAVISSVVHLGSHPPLFGFIVRPCKRRRHTLDNILETKHFTINSIGADFLKKAHQTSARYPKEVSEFESVGLTPYYDDDFFAPFVLESALKIGLELKEHIQIESNHTQMLIGEVVMLHAPKNAFMPDGYLDLEALDTVTISGLDSYHVTQRLCRLSYAKPDEPLFPLTREGDPTSW; this is encoded by the coding sequence ATGAAGGACATCACCCTGTCAAAGAACGATCTTCAAGCCATGGAGCAGCGAGAGCGCACTCGTCTAGTCAACTCATTGTCAGGATTCAAGAGTGCGAATTTGATTGGTAGCTGTGACAGTCAAGGGGCAGCAAACTTGGCCGTGATAAGCTCGGTGGTACATTTAGGCTCTCACCCTCCACTATTTGGTTTTATTGTCCGCCCATGTAAAAGACGCCGCCACACCTTGGACAACATTCTCGAGACCAAACACTTCACCATCAACAGTATTGGCGCTGACTTTTTAAAGAAAGCTCACCAAACCTCTGCGCGATATCCTAAAGAAGTATCCGAGTTCGAGTCGGTCGGCCTGACACCTTATTATGACGATGACTTCTTCGCACCGTTTGTATTAGAAAGCGCTTTGAAAATTGGGTTGGAATTGAAAGAACATATTCAGATAGAGAGCAATCACACCCAGATGCTGATTGGTGAAGTCGTCATGCTTCACGCCCCCAAAAATGCCTTTATGCCCGATGGATACTTGGATCTAGAGGCTTTAGACACAGTCACAATATCAGGGCTAGACAGCTATCACGTGACACAACGGCTATGCCGACTAAGTTACGCTAAACCCGATGAACCATTGTTTCCGCTCACACGCGAAGGCGATCCCACCTCATGGTAG
- a CDS encoding CLCA_X family protein, whose product MKLTHFKYKTRKGPDYRHGEQVSFMDIKQTFGMGSIRVGAWVTKEEKDLAANLIFDSLADLAYILALPPETIGLRGTLGLAFGSGGRKGVQAHYAPNQRELALAKNAGAGALAHEFWHAFDHYIAEKAFEIGDTSGPRKHILFASDCWLHDRKVRPHPLNESLMSLFDATLLSENNLDKHDYVARSVIADKATSARYFSLPTEMIARAFESAIESCSDIENSYLVDGTTKPDMFPLYPDLTHREQIYNAIQGYFAPLGRSLSK is encoded by the coding sequence TTGAAGTTAACCCACTTTAAGTACAAAACCCGTAAAGGCCCTGACTACCGACACGGCGAGCAGGTGTCTTTCATGGATATTAAACAGACCTTCGGTATGGGAAGCATTCGTGTGGGCGCTTGGGTAACCAAAGAAGAAAAGGACTTAGCTGCGAACTTAATATTCGATTCATTAGCAGACCTGGCTTATATTTTGGCTCTGCCACCTGAAACGATAGGCCTTCGTGGCACACTTGGGTTGGCATTTGGCAGTGGTGGCAGAAAAGGCGTACAAGCACATTACGCGCCCAACCAGCGTGAATTGGCACTCGCGAAAAACGCAGGTGCAGGTGCGCTCGCTCACGAGTTTTGGCATGCATTTGACCACTACATCGCTGAAAAAGCGTTTGAGATTGGCGATACTTCAGGACCTCGCAAACACATCTTGTTTGCCAGCGATTGTTGGTTACACGATAGAAAGGTGCGACCTCATCCATTAAACGAGAGTCTGATGTCGCTGTTCGATGCCACGCTACTCAGCGAAAATAACTTGGATAAGCACGATTACGTTGCCCGAAGTGTCATAGCCGACAAAGCGACGTCAGCTCGTTACTTCTCCTTACCAACAGAGATGATAGCGCGCGCTTTTGAGTCCGCCATTGAATCCTGCTCAGATATCGAAAACTCGTACCTAGTCGATGGCACAACAAAGCCGGATATGTTCCCTCTGTATCCAGACCTCACGCATAGAGAACAAATCTACAATGCGATACAAGGCTACTTTGCACCGCTAGGCCGCTCTTTGAGCAAGTAG
- a CDS encoding DUF4144 domain-containing protein produces the protein MIHWPSLVKLDGDDELIYVASESDFQTECSDMILGEDDYLIDSEGNSYSLQSSSNQLNLVKRPEQYSVENVTKLIRNHEFQKAEVCLMKIHFPTIEEAIQSLAFEPR, from the coding sequence ATGATCCATTGGCCATCTTTAGTAAAACTAGACGGCGATGATGAACTGATTTACGTCGCATCCGAGAGTGACTTTCAGACAGAATGCTCAGACATGATCTTAGGTGAAGATGATTACCTCATTGATTCTGAAGGTAACAGCTATTCACTTCAATCCAGCTCAAACCAACTGAACCTAGTGAAACGACCTGAGCAATATTCGGTTGAAAACGTGACTAAACTAATTCGCAATCATGAGTTCCAGAAAGCCGAAGTGTGTCTAATGAAAATTCACTTCCCAACTATTGAAGAAGCAATTCAATCTTTGGCTTTTGAGCCACGTTAA
- a CDS encoding anaerobic C4-dicarboxylate transporter, whose protein sequence is MLYFEFLFLLIVLYIGSRYGGIGLGGVSGIGLVIEVFIFKMPPTSPPVTVMLIILAVVTCASILEAAGGLKYMLQVAERVLRKKPKRVTMIAPFVTYSMTFLLGTGHAVYSIMPIIGDVALKNGIRPERPMAAASVASQLAITASPISAAVVYYLAQLSDIQHSITLLSILLVTVPATLFGTFLLSLYSLKRGKELNDDPEYQERLKDPEWKKRIESTTTTSLDEVLPSSARNAVLIFLLSIVVIVIVAMVPEIRTIVDGDKPIKMSVIIQMMMLCFGGIILLATKTDPRDVPNGVVFKSGMVAAIAIFGIAWMSDTYFQYAMPQFKSGIVEMVTNYPWTFALALFIVSVVVNSQAATARMKLPVGLGLGLDPALLIGLMPAVYGYFFIPNYPSDIATVNFDVSGTTKIGKWYFNHSFMSVGLIGVVGACCLGYALAQIFIA, encoded by the coding sequence ATGTTGTATTTTGAGTTTCTATTTTTGCTTATTGTCCTCTATATCGGTTCTCGTTATGGCGGTATTGGTTTAGGGGGTGTCTCGGGCATTGGTTTGGTGATTGAGGTCTTTATCTTCAAGATGCCACCAACGTCGCCACCGGTCACTGTAATGCTGATTATTCTCGCGGTCGTGACTTGTGCGTCGATCCTCGAAGCGGCTGGTGGTCTGAAGTACATGTTACAAGTCGCGGAAAGGGTGCTAAGAAAGAAACCGAAACGCGTCACCATGATAGCCCCATTCGTTACCTATTCGATGACGTTCCTATTGGGCACTGGCCACGCGGTTTACTCAATCATGCCTATCATCGGTGATGTGGCATTGAAGAACGGGATTCGTCCCGAGCGCCCGATGGCAGCAGCTTCTGTTGCGTCTCAACTTGCGATTACTGCATCGCCAATCTCGGCAGCTGTGGTTTATTACTTAGCGCAGCTATCGGATATTCAACACTCTATCACTTTGCTTTCGATTCTATTGGTGACGGTGCCTGCAACGCTATTCGGTACTTTTCTACTTTCTCTGTACAGCTTAAAACGCGGTAAAGAACTGAATGACGATCCTGAGTACCAAGAGCGTTTGAAAGATCCTGAGTGGAAAAAGCGTATTGAGAGCACTACAACAACATCATTAGATGAAGTGCTACCTAGTTCAGCTCGTAATGCGGTATTAATTTTCCTACTTTCTATTGTCGTGATCGTTATTGTGGCGATGGTGCCTGAGATTAGAACCATTGTAGACGGCGACAAGCCAATCAAGATGTCGGTCATCATCCAAATGATGATGCTCTGCTTCGGCGGTATCATTTTGCTGGCAACCAAAACTGACCCACGTGATGTACCAAATGGTGTGGTATTTAAATCGGGTATGGTGGCGGCCATTGCTATCTTCGGTATCGCTTGGATGTCAGATACTTATTTCCAATACGCAATGCCTCAGTTCAAATCTGGCATCGTGGAAATGGTGACCAACTACCCTTGGACGTTCGCACTAGCACTATTCATCGTATCGGTTGTTGTAAACTCGCAAGCGGCAACGGCACGTATGAAGTTGCCTGTTGGTCTTGGTCTAGGGTTAGACCCAGCGCTGCTTATCGGCTTGATGCCAGCGGTTTACGGCTATTTCTTCATCCCGAACTACCCATCAGATATCGCAACAGTGAACTTCGATGTGTCTGGTACCACCAAGATTGGCAAGTGGTACTTCAACCACTCATTCATGTCGGTGGGTTTAATCGGCGTCGTAGGCGCATGTTGTTTAGGCTACGCATTGGCTCAGATTTTTATCGCTTAA